The following are from one region of the Sorghum bicolor cultivar BTx623 chromosome 2, Sorghum_bicolor_NCBIv3, whole genome shotgun sequence genome:
- the LOC110432618 gene encoding vegetative cell wall protein gp1-like: MHIVYAYVQPPSPERSHEQQLLLAPNTSPSPERSFCSPDSTPPDSAPPHRVGLRPALPRRTPAPPRRERDLRRPIPAAPAPTAARRSPAAPPRPRLASPDSGRPVPDHGSPKPVRPATPRQRLVPLDPGHPGPDRRSPEPGRPALTTEAPPSCSSSANDFADVTSRYANAFSVIGNGIQFQEQYAKEELGAGTSVPEKSLAGDEELGVETSVPEKKIELDLPENKSSARRRSVRSSARAGDDRWGRRWRRSLGTRARQWGRRGRDGGDEGATVVSGARWRRKIRAT; the protein is encoded by the exons ATGCATATTGTATATGCATATGTCCAGCCTCCGAGCCCCGAACGCAGCCACGAACAGCAGCTTCTGCTCGCCCCGAACACATCTCCCAGCCCCGAACGCAGCTTCTGCTCGCCGGACTCCACCCCGCCGGACTCCGCACCGCCCCACCGCGTCGGACTCCGCCCCGCCCTGCCGCGCCGGACCCCCGCCCCACCCCGCCGCGAGCGCGACTTGCGCCGTCCGATTCCGGCCGCCCCGGCCCCGACCGCGGCTCGCCGGAGCCCGGCCGCCCCGCCCCGACCACGGCTCGCGTCGCCGGATTCCGGCCGCCCCGTCCCTGACCACGGCTCGCCGAAGCCCGTCCGCCCTGCCACGCCCCGACAGCGGCTCGTGCCGCTAGATCCCGGCCACCCCGGCCCTGACCGCCGCTCGCCGGAGCCCGGCCGCCCTGCCCTGACCACTGAAGCCCCGCCCAGCTGCAGCAGCTCCGCCAACGACTTCGCCGATGTCACCAGCAGGTACGCCAACGCTTTCAGTGTCATTG GAAACGGAATACAATTCCAGGAACAATACGCAAAAGAAGAGCTCGGCGCGGGAACGTCGGTGCCGGAGAagagcttggccggagacgaagAGCTCGGCGTGGAGACGTCGGTGCCGGAGAAGAAGATCGAGCTCGATCTGCCGGAGAACAAGAGCTCGGCGCGGCGGCGCTCCGTACGGTCCTCGGCTCGGGCCGGGGACGACAGGTgggggcggcggtggcggcgctccCTGGGGACGAGGGCGCGACAGTGGGgacgacgagggcgcgacggTGGGGACGAGGGCGCGACGGTGGTGAGCGGCGCGCGGTGGCGGAGGAAAATTAGGGCAACGTGA